A genomic stretch from Onychostoma macrolepis isolate SWU-2019 chromosome 02, ASM1243209v1, whole genome shotgun sequence includes:
- the kif2c gene encoding kinesin-like protein KIF2C isoform X2 codes for MDPALSKLLIGLAVNISRSDGRIHSATVKTANVTKSTVNVEWAEKGITKGKEVDMDELKQLNSDLMQHLQPSRQEEPESAAGPFAAPVSKPAKNIRASELPLRSSRIPASSEPSRRMTTRQTCLFRQPAPPPVVSAMAAEEVLSHDLPSSTIPKPLGYQRRLVSKPASPLLPTTEAICESEASKCAPMGPPSHRMSQVSETNKMANKRLSLARNPEAQKRGKFGDTSRPNKQFYQMIEEYRETLEKVPMSLSDPVKPHRICVCVRKRPLNKKELAKKEIDVVTIPGNGALLLHEPKQKVDLTKYLENQTFHFDYSFDEDATNDLVYRFTAKPLVKTIFEGGMATCFAYGQTGSGKTHTMGGDFSGKSQNSSKGIYALAAQDVFTLLRQKRFADMDLCPYVTFFEIYNGKVFDLLNKKAKLRVLEDEKQQVNVVGLQEVPVSSVDDVIKMIERGSACRTSGQTFANASSSRSHAVLQVILRRRNFLHGKFSLVDLAGNERGTDVSSNDRHTIVETAEINRSLLALKECIRSLGQNSEHIPFRMSKLTQVLRDSFIGENSRTCMIAMISPGMNSCEYTLNTLRYANRVKELNGVSKGASVENGTKLELSEEGNSSEEESVLPAFEAISQVSEMEEKFYEELKGCSEVARSMEYPSFDIIANLPEIDTFMKKLQESYQALRSAIEAEQRVRMSPN; via the exons ATGGATCCTGCGTTGTCGAAGCTTCTTATCGGGCTCGCTGTCAACATAAGCCGTAGTGATG GAAGAATACACAGTGCCACTGTGAAAACGGCCAATGTCACTAAATCTACAGTGAATGTGGAATGGGCTGAGAAGGGCATCACTAAAGGAAAAGAG GTTGACATGGATGAGCTTAAGCAACTCAATTCTGACCTTATGCAACACCTTCAACCAAGCCGCCAAGAGGAGCCTGAGTCCGCCGCTGGCCCTTTCGCTGCACCTGTGTCAAAACCAGCAAAA aacATTAGAGCATCAGAGCTTCCTTTAAGGTCATCAAGAATACCTGCTTCTTCAGAAC CTTCTAGGAGGATGACCACACGTCAGACTTGCTTGTTCCGACAGCCTGCCCCTCCACCTGTGGTCTCAGCAATGGCTGCAGAGGAAGTTCTCTCTCACGATCTTCCCTCATCTACGATCCCTAAACCTTTAG GTTACCAGAGGAGACTTGTTTCAAAGCCAGCTTCTCCTCTGCTACCAACCACTGAGGCCATTTGTGAGAGTGAGGCTTCCAAATGTGCCCCCATGGGTCCACCAA GTCATCGCATGTCTCAGGTCTCAGAAACAAACAAGATGGCAAACAAACGGTTGTCACTAGCAAGAAATCCTGAAGCACAGAAGAGAGGAAAG TTTGGAGATACAAGTCGACCTAATAAGCAGTTTTACCAGATGATTGAGGAATACAGAGAGACCCTGGAGAAAGTACCCATGTCCTTGTCTGATCCT GTCAAACCTCACAGAATATGTGTCTGCGTTCGGAAACGTCCGCTAAATAAAAAAG aGTTGGCAAAGAAAGAGATTGATGTGGTCACAATCCCTGGTAATGGAGCCCTGCTGTTGCATGAGCCCAAGCAGAAAGTGGATCTGACCAAGTACCTCGAGAATCAGACCTTCCATTTTGATTACTCGTTCGATGAAGATGCAACTAATGACTTGGTTTACAG GTTCACTGCTAAACCTCTGGTTAAGACCATTTTCGAAGGTGGTATGGCGACGTGCTTCGCATATGGCCAAACAGGCAGTGGAAAGACTCAT ACTATGGGTGGAGACTTTTCTGGAAagagccaaaacagctctaaaggGATTTATGCCCTGGCAG CACAGGATGTATTTACCCTCCTAAGGCAAAAGCGATTTGCTGATATGGACCTTTGCCCGTATGTCACCTTTTTTGAGATCTACAACGGCAAG GTGTTTGACTTGCTGAATAAGAAAGCAAAGCTGCGTGTTTTGGAGGATGAAAAGCAGCAGGTCAATGTTGTTGGCCTGCAGGAAGTGCCCGTGTCATCTGTTGATGATGTCATCAAGATGATTGAGAGGGGAAGTGCATGCAG AACGTCTGGCCAAACGTTTGCCAATGCCAGCTCATCGCGTTCACATGCGGTTTTGCAAGTAATTCTAAGGCGGCGGAATTTCCTCCATGGGAAGTTCTCTCTGGTGGACCTTGCTGGGAATGAGCGTGGCACTGATGTCAGCAGTAACGATCGGCACACCATAGTGGAGACCGCAGAGATCAACCGCAGCCTGCTGGCTTTGAAG GAATGTATCCGGTCTCTGGGTCAGAACAGCGAGCACATCCCGTTCAGGATGAGCAAACTCACCCAGGTGCTTCGGGATTCCTTCATTGGAGAAAACTCTAGGACCTGTATG ATCGCAATGATCTCGCCGGGTATGAACTCTTGTGAATACACTCTGAATACACTACGTTACGCAAACAG GGTAAAAGAACTGAATGGTGTGTCTAAGGGAGCTTCGGTGGAGAATGGTACAAAACTAGAGCTTTCTGAGGAAGGAAACTCCTCAGAGGAG GAGTCTGTTCTCCCAGCGTTTGAGGCTATATCCCAAGTGTCTGAGATGGAGGAGAAATTTTATGAAGAACTGAAG GGGTGCAGTGAGGTTGCAAGATCTATGGAATATCCCTCGTTTGATATCATAGCAAATTTACCAGAGATTGACACATTCATGAAGAAACTGCAAG AGTCTTACCAGGCTTTGAGATCAGCTATTGAAGCAGAACAGAGGGTCAGGATGTCACCAAACTAA
- the kif2c gene encoding kinesin-like protein KIF2C isoform X1 has translation MDPALSKLLIGLAVNISRSDGRIHSATVKTANVTKSTVNVEWAEKGITKGKEVDMDELKQLNSDLMQHLQPSRQEEPESAAGPFAAPVSKPAKNIRASELPLRSSRIPASSEPAPLDCSSEESASRRMTTRQTCLFRQPAPPPVVSAMAAEEVLSHDLPSSTIPKPLGYQRRLVSKPASPLLPTTEAICESEASKCAPMGPPSHRMSQVSETNKMANKRLSLARNPEAQKRGKFGDTSRPNKQFYQMIEEYRETLEKVPMSLSDPVKPHRICVCVRKRPLNKKELAKKEIDVVTIPGNGALLLHEPKQKVDLTKYLENQTFHFDYSFDEDATNDLVYRFTAKPLVKTIFEGGMATCFAYGQTGSGKTHTMGGDFSGKSQNSSKGIYALAAQDVFTLLRQKRFADMDLCPYVTFFEIYNGKVFDLLNKKAKLRVLEDEKQQVNVVGLQEVPVSSVDDVIKMIERGSACRTSGQTFANASSSRSHAVLQVILRRRNFLHGKFSLVDLAGNERGTDVSSNDRHTIVETAEINRSLLALKECIRSLGQNSEHIPFRMSKLTQVLRDSFIGENSRTCMIAMISPGMNSCEYTLNTLRYANRVKELNGVSKGASVENGTKLELSEEGNSSEEESVLPAFEAISQVSEMEEKFYEELKGCSEVARSMEYPSFDIIANLPEIDTFMKKLQESYQALRSAIEAEQRVRMSPN, from the exons ATGGATCCTGCGTTGTCGAAGCTTCTTATCGGGCTCGCTGTCAACATAAGCCGTAGTGATG GAAGAATACACAGTGCCACTGTGAAAACGGCCAATGTCACTAAATCTACAGTGAATGTGGAATGGGCTGAGAAGGGCATCACTAAAGGAAAAGAG GTTGACATGGATGAGCTTAAGCAACTCAATTCTGACCTTATGCAACACCTTCAACCAAGCCGCCAAGAGGAGCCTGAGTCCGCCGCTGGCCCTTTCGCTGCACCTGTGTCAAAACCAGCAAAA aacATTAGAGCATCAGAGCTTCCTTTAAGGTCATCAAGAATACCTGCTTCTTCAGAAC CTGCTCCCCTGGATTGTTCATCTGAAGAGTCAG CTTCTAGGAGGATGACCACACGTCAGACTTGCTTGTTCCGACAGCCTGCCCCTCCACCTGTGGTCTCAGCAATGGCTGCAGAGGAAGTTCTCTCTCACGATCTTCCCTCATCTACGATCCCTAAACCTTTAG GTTACCAGAGGAGACTTGTTTCAAAGCCAGCTTCTCCTCTGCTACCAACCACTGAGGCCATTTGTGAGAGTGAGGCTTCCAAATGTGCCCCCATGGGTCCACCAA GTCATCGCATGTCTCAGGTCTCAGAAACAAACAAGATGGCAAACAAACGGTTGTCACTAGCAAGAAATCCTGAAGCACAGAAGAGAGGAAAG TTTGGAGATACAAGTCGACCTAATAAGCAGTTTTACCAGATGATTGAGGAATACAGAGAGACCCTGGAGAAAGTACCCATGTCCTTGTCTGATCCT GTCAAACCTCACAGAATATGTGTCTGCGTTCGGAAACGTCCGCTAAATAAAAAAG aGTTGGCAAAGAAAGAGATTGATGTGGTCACAATCCCTGGTAATGGAGCCCTGCTGTTGCATGAGCCCAAGCAGAAAGTGGATCTGACCAAGTACCTCGAGAATCAGACCTTCCATTTTGATTACTCGTTCGATGAAGATGCAACTAATGACTTGGTTTACAG GTTCACTGCTAAACCTCTGGTTAAGACCATTTTCGAAGGTGGTATGGCGACGTGCTTCGCATATGGCCAAACAGGCAGTGGAAAGACTCAT ACTATGGGTGGAGACTTTTCTGGAAagagccaaaacagctctaaaggGATTTATGCCCTGGCAG CACAGGATGTATTTACCCTCCTAAGGCAAAAGCGATTTGCTGATATGGACCTTTGCCCGTATGTCACCTTTTTTGAGATCTACAACGGCAAG GTGTTTGACTTGCTGAATAAGAAAGCAAAGCTGCGTGTTTTGGAGGATGAAAAGCAGCAGGTCAATGTTGTTGGCCTGCAGGAAGTGCCCGTGTCATCTGTTGATGATGTCATCAAGATGATTGAGAGGGGAAGTGCATGCAG AACGTCTGGCCAAACGTTTGCCAATGCCAGCTCATCGCGTTCACATGCGGTTTTGCAAGTAATTCTAAGGCGGCGGAATTTCCTCCATGGGAAGTTCTCTCTGGTGGACCTTGCTGGGAATGAGCGTGGCACTGATGTCAGCAGTAACGATCGGCACACCATAGTGGAGACCGCAGAGATCAACCGCAGCCTGCTGGCTTTGAAG GAATGTATCCGGTCTCTGGGTCAGAACAGCGAGCACATCCCGTTCAGGATGAGCAAACTCACCCAGGTGCTTCGGGATTCCTTCATTGGAGAAAACTCTAGGACCTGTATG ATCGCAATGATCTCGCCGGGTATGAACTCTTGTGAATACACTCTGAATACACTACGTTACGCAAACAG GGTAAAAGAACTGAATGGTGTGTCTAAGGGAGCTTCGGTGGAGAATGGTACAAAACTAGAGCTTTCTGAGGAAGGAAACTCCTCAGAGGAG GAGTCTGTTCTCCCAGCGTTTGAGGCTATATCCCAAGTGTCTGAGATGGAGGAGAAATTTTATGAAGAACTGAAG GGGTGCAGTGAGGTTGCAAGATCTATGGAATATCCCTCGTTTGATATCATAGCAAATTTACCAGAGATTGACACATTCATGAAGAAACTGCAAG AGTCTTACCAGGCTTTGAGATCAGCTATTGAAGCAGAACAGAGGGTCAGGATGTCACCAAACTAA